The following are encoded together in the Pseudomonas sediminis genome:
- a CDS encoding thiolase family protein, translating into MREVVIVDSVRTGLAKSFRGKFNMTRPDDMAAHCVDALLVRNGIDPKLVDDCIVGAGSNEGAQGMNIGRNVAVLSRLGNPVAGMTLNRFCSSGLQAIAIAANQVASGCSDIIVAGGVESITMTLKSMNMDNLFNPLLHKDNPGIYYPMGKTAEIVANRYGITREAQDAYALQSQQRTARAQTEGLFADEIVPMTVKYQLEDKATGEKKILDGVVEADDCNRPDTTLDSLAKLQPAFDPAGSVTAGNASQLSDGASMTLVMSLEKALELGLTPKAYFRGFTVAGCEPDEMGIGPVFSVPKLLKAKGLSVADIDLWELNEAFASQCLYCRDTLGIDNDKYNVNGGSISIGHPFGMTGSRQVGHLVRELQRRELCYGIVTMCVGGGMGATGLFEAYRG; encoded by the coding sequence ATGCGTGAAGTGGTGATCGTCGATAGCGTGCGGACTGGCCTGGCCAAGTCCTTCCGCGGCAAGTTCAATATGACCCGGCCGGACGACATGGCCGCTCACTGCGTTGATGCGCTGCTGGTGCGCAACGGCATCGACCCGAAGCTGGTCGATGACTGCATCGTCGGTGCCGGCTCCAACGAGGGCGCGCAGGGCATGAACATCGGCCGCAACGTCGCCGTGCTCTCGCGTCTGGGCAATCCGGTGGCGGGCATGACGCTCAACCGCTTCTGCTCCTCGGGCCTGCAGGCCATCGCCATCGCCGCCAACCAGGTGGCGTCCGGTTGCAGCGACATCATCGTCGCCGGTGGCGTCGAGTCCATCACCATGACCCTGAAAAGCATGAACATGGACAACCTGTTCAACCCGCTGCTGCACAAGGACAACCCCGGCATCTACTACCCCATGGGCAAGACTGCCGAGATCGTCGCCAACCGCTACGGCATCACCCGTGAAGCCCAGGATGCCTATGCCTTGCAGAGTCAGCAGCGTACCGCGCGGGCTCAGACCGAAGGCCTGTTCGCCGATGAAATCGTGCCGATGACGGTGAAGTATCAGCTCGAAGATAAGGCGACCGGCGAGAAGAAGATCCTCGACGGCGTGGTCGAGGCCGATGACTGCAACCGCCCTGACACTACCCTGGATTCACTGGCCAAGCTGCAACCGGCGTTCGACCCGGCTGGCAGCGTGACGGCCGGCAACGCCTCGCAACTGTCCGACGGCGCTTCCATGACCCTGGTGATGAGCCTGGAAAAAGCGCTGGAGCTGGGCCTGACACCCAAGGCCTATTTCCGCGGCTTTACCGTGGCCGGTTGCGAGCCGGACGAGATGGGCATCGGCCCGGTGTTCTCGGTGCCCAAGCTGCTCAAGGCCAAGGGCCTGAGTGTGGCCGACATCGATCTGTGGGAGCTCAACGAGGCGTTTGCTTCGCAGTGCCTGTACTGCCGCGATACGCTCGGGATCGACAACGATAAGTACAACGTCAACGGCGGTTCCATCTCCATCGGCCACCCGTTCGGCATGACCGGCTCGCGCCAGGTCGGCCATCTGGTGCGTGAGTTGCAGCGCCGCGAACTGTGCTACGGCATCGTCACCATGTGCGTTGGCGGCGGCATGGGTGCTACGGGGCTGTTCGAGGCGTATCGCGGATAA
- a CDS encoding LysE family translocator, which yields MPFAENLIAFTLAATLLTLTPGIDTALVLRTAAVEGRQQAFRAALGINAGCLLWGAAVAFGLGALLAVSEFGYNLLKYCGAAYLAWLGLNMLLRPRTSLAPAQAGGQSGANWFLRGLLGNVLNPKVGIFYVSFLPQFIPQGQPLMAWTFGLVGIHVALSLAWALLLIGATQPLGHWLRREVVIKWMDRSTGLIFVLFAARLALSRR from the coding sequence ATGCCCTTTGCCGAAAACCTCATCGCCTTCACCCTGGCGGCCACGCTGCTGACCCTGACGCCGGGGATCGACACGGCGCTGGTGCTGCGTACCGCTGCGGTCGAGGGCCGGCAGCAGGCGTTTCGCGCGGCGCTGGGCATCAATGCCGGTTGCCTGCTCTGGGGCGCAGCGGTGGCCTTCGGCCTCGGCGCGCTGCTGGCGGTTTCCGAATTCGGCTACAACCTGCTCAAGTATTGCGGTGCGGCGTATCTGGCCTGGCTCGGGCTGAACATGCTGCTGCGCCCGCGCACCTCATTGGCTCCGGCGCAGGCCGGCGGCCAGTCCGGTGCCAACTGGTTCCTGCGCGGCCTGCTGGGTAATGTGCTCAACCCCAAGGTGGGGATTTTCTACGTGTCCTTCCTGCCGCAGTTCATTCCGCAGGGGCAGCCGCTGATGGCCTGGACATTCGGTCTGGTGGGCATCCATGTGGCGCTCAGCCTGGCCTGGGCGCTGTTGCTGATCGGCGCTACCCAGCCGCTCGGCCACTGGTTGCGGCGTGAGGTGGTGATCAAGTGGATGGATCGCAGCACGGGGCTTATCTTCGTCCTCTTCGCCGCGCGTCTGGCCTTGAGCCGGCGCTGA
- a CDS encoding TonB-dependent receptor plug domain-containing protein: protein MQRAHAERRNASNSKTVIEAEQLNQFGDQPLGDALRRLVGVSFAGANRAREVQLRGIGPEYAQVLVNGRRILDANSKRSVQLDRIPSSLVERVEIIRSPLASQEGQGAAGTVNIILKQRAKGGNGEIGIGAGHIESNGGLGDATVFYSLGNDNVTLNLAGGVQLQRRNESKDSLVFSNSGANGGELGSNERRFEQGNFLPSLELRLNGDNRLNFQLDYLKTTEYRDDIAAELETAQNAVSRTEFEDRERKRTNLGLLSDWTHQWSDDTELLLSLDLQKADEDTTRDAKRYRANGTLDRTRLRDENIHMTSVSPTLKVKTLLDAHSLEWGAGARRETREEDNSNIENGTVRPINAARTYQIREDITHLFAQDTWLLPWGDSLTYGLRLEDAHTRTRDFNGAKQQTSKLSPLPSISYLGHLSANTDWLLGIARTLRRPDLRELSPTVTTDSGTLARPDTGGNPGMTPESIWGVDLGLDHFFNDQRGLLSANLFHRQFSGKIENVLSEQSNGRWLSRPENAGDGQASGLELEARAPLDVLGLPQLTLWSNATAVHTRLKSEATGETRRFLDQPDYLFNAGADYYLASLRTTFGVNYNWNSGYNQKYRLTSGQTAENDQDAVGRVDISARTQLSQNTSLNLSVLNLFAQNEDSRATTYGANGLLESNSLTEEGTYRTFYVRVQTAF, encoded by the coding sequence GTGCAACGCGCCCACGCGGAAAGACGCAATGCGAGCAATTCAAAAACGGTGATCGAGGCCGAGCAACTCAACCAGTTTGGCGACCAGCCGCTGGGCGATGCCCTGCGACGTCTGGTCGGTGTCTCCTTCGCCGGCGCCAACCGTGCCCGTGAAGTGCAACTGCGCGGCATCGGCCCGGAGTATGCGCAGGTATTGGTAAATGGCCGGCGCATCCTCGATGCCAACTCCAAGCGCAGTGTGCAGCTGGATCGCATCCCCAGCTCGCTGGTCGAGCGTGTGGAGATCATCCGCTCGCCACTGGCCAGCCAGGAGGGCCAGGGCGCAGCGGGCACCGTCAATATCATTCTCAAGCAGCGCGCCAAGGGCGGTAATGGCGAGATCGGTATCGGCGCCGGGCATATAGAAAGCAACGGTGGCCTGGGGGATGCCACCGTCTTCTACAGCCTGGGCAACGACAACGTCACGCTGAACCTGGCCGGCGGCGTGCAATTGCAGCGCCGCAACGAAAGCAAGGACTCGCTGGTGTTCAGCAACAGCGGCGCCAATGGCGGTGAACTGGGCAGCAACGAGCGTCGCTTCGAGCAAGGCAACTTCCTGCCGTCGCTGGAGCTGCGCCTGAACGGCGACAACCGCCTGAACTTCCAGCTCGATTACCTGAAGACCACCGAATACCGCGACGACATCGCCGCCGAGCTGGAAACTGCGCAGAACGCGGTGAGTCGAACCGAGTTCGAGGATCGCGAGCGCAAGCGCACCAACCTCGGCCTGCTCAGCGACTGGACGCACCAGTGGAGCGACGACACCGAGCTGCTGCTGAGCCTCGACTTGCAGAAGGCCGACGAGGACACCACCCGGGACGCCAAACGCTACCGGGCCAACGGCACCCTGGATCGCACGCGCCTGCGTGACGAGAACATCCACATGACCTCGGTCTCGCCGACCCTCAAGGTGAAGACGCTGCTCGACGCCCACAGCCTCGAATGGGGCGCCGGGGCGCGCCGCGAGACCCGCGAGGAAGACAACAGCAACATCGAGAACGGCACCGTCCGCCCCATCAATGCCGCGCGCACCTACCAGATCCGTGAAGACATCACTCACCTGTTCGCCCAGGACACCTGGCTGCTGCCCTGGGGCGACAGCCTGACCTACGGCCTGCGCCTGGAAGACGCCCACACCCGCACCCGCGACTTCAACGGTGCCAAGCAGCAGACCAGCAAGCTCAGCCCCCTGCCGTCGATCAGCTACCTCGGCCATCTCAGTGCCAACACCGACTGGCTCCTGGGTATCGCCCGCACATTGCGCCGACCCGATCTGCGCGAGCTGAGCCCGACCGTCACCACCGACTCCGGCACCCTGGCCCGGCCCGATACCGGTGGCAACCCGGGGATGACACCGGAGTCCATCTGGGGCGTGGACCTGGGGCTGGATCACTTCTTCAACGACCAGCGCGGCTTGCTCTCGGCCAACCTGTTCCACCGTCAGTTCAGTGGCAAGATCGAAAACGTGCTCAGCGAGCAGAGCAACGGCCGCTGGCTGAGCCGCCCGGAGAACGCCGGCGACGGCCAGGCCAGCGGCCTGGAACTGGAAGCACGCGCGCCACTGGACGTGCTCGGTTTGCCGCAACTGACGCTATGGTCCAACGCCACCGCCGTGCACACCCGCCTGAAGAGCGAAGCCACTGGTGAAACCCGACGCTTCCTCGATCAGCCGGACTACCTGTTCAACGCTGGCGCCGACTACTACCTGGCCAGCCTGCGCACCACCTTCGGCGTCAACTACAACTGGAACAGCGGCTACAACCAGAAGTATCGACTGACTTCGGGCCAGACGGCAGAGAACGACCAGGACGCAGTTGGCCGTGTCGATATCTCCGCGCGCACCCAACTCAGCCAGAACACCAGCCTCAACCTGTCGGTACTTAATCTGTTCGCCCAGAACGAGGACAGCCGCGCCACGACCTACGGCGCCAATGGCCTGCTGGAAAGCAACAGCCTGACCGAGGAAGGCACCTACCGCACCTTCTACGTGCGTGTGCAAACCGCATTCTGA
- a CDS encoding NAD(P)-dependent oxidoreductase, with the protein MTASLPAIAFAGIGLMGLPMTRRLLAAGYPLTLWNRTPDKCTSLLEQGAHRVENPADLCRDANVVMLCLANTEVVREVVFGPGGIVEGARPGQLLVDFSSLEPAATREMAAELEARTGMRWVDAPVSGGTPGAEAGTLAIMAGGREEDVERIRPILAHLGQRLTRMGEVGAGQVTKVCNQMIVACNALVIAEVVALAERSGVDASLIAPALAGGFADSKPLQILAPQMAASQFEPIKWHVRTLLKDLDTAVKLSREQGSATPMSGLAAQLMRLHGSQGNLERDPATLVEMLREQCP; encoded by the coding sequence ATGACCGCTTCACTGCCTGCCATCGCCTTCGCCGGTATCGGCCTGATGGGTCTGCCGATGACCCGCCGCCTGCTCGCTGCCGGCTACCCGCTGACACTCTGGAACCGCACGCCGGACAAATGCACGTCGCTGCTGGAGCAGGGTGCGCACCGCGTGGAGAACCCCGCTGATCTGTGCCGCGATGCCAATGTGGTGATGCTGTGCCTGGCCAATACCGAGGTGGTACGTGAGGTGGTGTTCGGTCCGGGTGGGATCGTCGAAGGAGCAAGGCCGGGGCAGCTGCTGGTGGATTTCTCCAGCCTGGAGCCGGCTGCCACCCGTGAGATGGCCGCTGAGCTGGAAGCGCGCACCGGTATGCGCTGGGTGGATGCGCCGGTTTCCGGCGGTACGCCAGGGGCCGAGGCCGGCACCTTGGCGATCATGGCCGGTGGTCGCGAAGAGGACGTGGAGCGTATACGCCCGATTCTCGCGCACCTGGGCCAGCGCCTGACGCGCATGGGCGAGGTCGGCGCGGGGCAGGTGACCAAGGTGTGCAATCAGATGATCGTCGCTTGCAACGCCCTGGTGATCGCCGAAGTGGTGGCGTTGGCCGAGCGCTCCGGCGTCGATGCCAGCCTGATCGCTCCAGCACTGGCCGGTGGTTTCGCCGACTCCAAACCGCTGCAGATTCTGGCGCCGCAGATGGCGGCCAGCCAGTTCGAACCGATCAAGTGGCACGTGCGCACGCTGCTCAAGGACCTCGATACGGCGGTCAAACTGTCCCGCGAGCAGGGCAGTGCCACGCCTATGAGCGGCCTGGCCGCACAGTTGATGCGCCTGCACGGCAGCCAGGGCAATCTGGAGCGCGACCCGGCTACCCTGGTGGAAATGTTGCGGGAGCAATGCCCATGA
- a CDS encoding TIM barrel protein, with amino-acid sequence MKIAANLSMLFTELPLRERVLAAMMAGFEGVEVQFPYELPAVALKEVLELTALPLVLINVPAGDLMTGGPGLASVPARQVEFDTALQEALTYAAMARPACINVLPGRLAESVSREQALDCLAANLRKSAEAFAALGIRVLVEAINPIDMPGFLINTPEDLDALLRAVDHPNLAAQYDLYHMARQGIDVAAGMRLLAGRIGHVQFADMPGRGAPGTGELAFPALLGALRDSGYSGWLGAEYKPGEVGTQASLGWLAQWQQRA; translated from the coding sequence ATGAAGATCGCTGCCAATCTGTCCATGCTGTTCACCGAGCTGCCACTGCGCGAGCGTGTACTGGCGGCGATGATGGCGGGTTTCGAGGGTGTGGAAGTTCAGTTCCCCTACGAATTGCCAGCGGTCGCCCTGAAAGAAGTGCTGGAGTTGACCGCGCTGCCGTTGGTGCTGATCAACGTGCCAGCGGGCGATCTGATGACGGGTGGTCCCGGCCTGGCCAGCGTGCCGGCGCGACAGGTGGAGTTCGACACCGCGCTGCAGGAAGCGCTGACCTACGCCGCCATGGCGCGCCCGGCCTGCATCAACGTGCTGCCCGGGCGCCTGGCTGAAAGCGTGAGCCGCGAGCAGGCGCTGGACTGCCTGGCCGCCAACCTGCGCAAGAGCGCCGAGGCTTTCGCGGCGTTGGGCATTCGCGTGCTGGTGGAGGCGATCAACCCCATCGACATGCCAGGTTTCCTGATCAACACGCCGGAGGATCTGGATGCGCTGCTGCGCGCGGTGGATCACCCGAATCTGGCGGCGCAATACGACCTCTACCACATGGCGCGCCAGGGAATCGATGTGGCGGCAGGCATGCGCCTGCTGGCTGGACGCATCGGCCATGTGCAGTTCGCCGATATGCCGGGGCGCGGTGCGCCGGGGACGGGGGAATTGGCCTTTCCGGCGCTGCTCGGTGCGTTGCGTGACAGCGGTTACAGCGGCTGGCTGGGCGCCGAGTACAAACCGGGCGAGGTGGGCACGCAGGCCAGCCTCGGCTGG